A window from Theobroma cacao cultivar B97-61/B2 chromosome 3, Criollo_cocoa_genome_V2, whole genome shotgun sequence encodes these proteins:
- the LOC18605777 gene encoding uncharacterized protein LOC18605777 isoform X4, protein MIPCSSFFILEVEILKPKQKNLDIFKLQCKLKDTYFPYIQCDELSKVGRTITPVEFQVNGVDLTEIDGGEAAITNLLSCNGPEFSILLHFSLRRENVATKGSKASQEANARLKCIYFPIRQGKENIERILERLGAEGCGVRENYEDFSRVSIRRLGRLLPDARWALLPFMDLRQRKGDKSHLLKRCCLRVKCFVETDAGFNPTPSKTDLAHHNPFSIALKNFGSRHVEKEKDVDVEIYRGGKQLTFLQLEREYQDWLLLMHDSYDEEIVSGEDQPVLVVGPLNKKALGISSDVIRVHKILKRKGVLWKRCQRIKVLKGACAGFHKNNVYATLEYFLIEGFQGDFGGEARIICRPLGLSNGSILSVKDGNASFDIRSSLSLPVSVIDSGKCLAIDDTDWDCQLEKQCQKAPSRIDLLNAKQCQELEVDGALPADATVHAGLVPPKEIVAVLRPRSFGSSSASNDLEQKDILKINLEMSMEVNFRRTKNHQDVKHIYSGRITPSSHKGFNGLYVFPIGSKFTHLFQVAGLYTFLFSIEHSGCQDCKKTLLVVPSLKVGKWRLLSDGKIPSYNVRVGSCFALIPIACYDIYGNRMPFSSIPNFKIKLVMNEGMLVDVTQMKPSLSSDNLVLNIEDVMIESNGLDSMRPHYAATLVIYSKDESVSISVECQVTPGALRNVRACPEVLGNQLLPGFIIEQLVLEMFDAYGNHVAEGAEVQFHLDGFVIQGHLGSKYKVDDRGCIDLGGLLEVTAGYGKSVSLSVLHDGKVVFKREFQTEKRELRIASVVPEHCIAGSILEDLAFEVVDSQGVVDETFHDDEKHGQSHRLIVNSESFETCDSICYAFIHGCCIVTSIPLPEIEGPFCFVAFHSRYMDLYLNVKVSLVRPRKVESDEIEYPSDQKGLFLQKSQSVKDVGCLLSLVKYDKELEDEVCKYGERIAKWEHLLETLDCRKASIERYVSGLQASLEPNLINNLDSLSTKEEMMIRIKERDHSAASVLCSLAQKLPFQEPWMDVIEGLVGVVVLLGTVCTSKLSRILAEYLGEDQMLAVVCKSYTAARALEKYEHNGKVDWKLGLHAEATALGKSISGRFLVVCLEDIRPYPGLIEVSDPQRKLALPDPRLPTGNTPPGFIGYAVNMVNIDHPHLENLTTAGHGLRETLFYRLFSKLQVYETREHMENARACIKHSAISLDGGILRKNGIISLGYRNPEIHFPVQMHVSQQHKEIMEQIKKMKLELRSILQHIERISENHAKASKKFNKRKMKLEKCMDRMDSTIKYYHVEYAPNTLKSEEAPPM, encoded by the exons ATGATCCCATGttcctcatttttcatattaGAG GTGGAGATATTAAAGCCTAAACAAAAAAACTTGGACATTTTTAAACTCCAATGCAAGCTTAAGGACACCTACTTTCCATATATTCAG TGTGATGAGTTGTCCAAAGTTGGCAGGACTATTACACCTGTTGAGTTCCAG GTTAATGGTGTTGATTTGACTGAAATTGATGGTGGCGAAGCTGCAATCACCAACTTGCTTTCTTGCAATGGTCCTGAATTTAGTATACTGCTTCACTTTTCCCTTAGAAGGGAGAATGTTGCAACCAAAG GTTCAAAGGCTTCTCAAGAGGCAAATGCTCGCCTCAAGTGTATTTATTTTCCCATACGTCAG GGGAAAGAAAATATTGAGAGGATTTTAGAGAGGTTGGGTGCTGAAGGATGTGGAGTTAGAGAAAACTATGAGGATTTTAGTCGCGTCTCAATTCGACGTCTTGGTCGTTTACTTCCAGATGCTCGTTGG GCATTACTTCCTTTTATGGATTTGAGGCAGCGCAAGGGGGATAAGTCCCACTTATTGAAAAGATGTTGCTTGAGGGTTAAATGCTTTGTTG AGACTGATGCTGGCTTCAATCCAACACCATCAAAG ACTGATCTGGCGCACCATAATCCTTTTTCCATTGCTCTAAAGAACTTTGGCAGTAGGCatgtagagaaagaaaaag ATGTTGATGTTGAAATTTATAGAGGCGGTAAACAGTTAACCTTTCTACAACTGGAAAGGGAGTATCAGGATTGGCTTCTTCTAATGCATGACAGTTATGATGAAGAAATCGTGTCTGGTGAGGATCAGCCAGTTCTTGTTGTTGGTCCTTTGAACAAGAAGGCACTAGGAATATCATCTGATG TTATAAGGGTTCATAAAATTCTTAAGAGAAAGGGAGTATTGTGGAAACGTTGCCAGAGAATCAAAGTTCTTAAGGGTGCATGTGCAGGGTTTCATAAGAACAATGTTTATGCTACATTAGAATATTTTTTGATTGAGGGATTTCAGGGGGATTTTGGTG GAGAAGCTCGGATTATATGCAG GCCACTAGGTCTATCGAATGGCTCTATTCTTTCTGTAAAGGATGGAAATGCCAGCTTTGATATTCGCAGTTCATTATCTCTTCCAGTTAGTGTGATTGATTCTGGAAAG TGCCTAGCTATTGATGATACTGATTGGGATTGTCAACTGGAGAAACAATGTCAGAAGGCTCCCTCGAGAATTGACTTGCTGAATGCGAAACAGTGTCAAGAATTGGAGGTTGATGGG GCATTGCCAGCTGATGCCACAGTACATGCTGGACTAGTTCCACCAAAGGAAATTGTCGCTGTTCTTCGTCCAAGGAGTTTTGGTTCTTCTAGTGCTTCAAATGACTTGGAGCAGAAGGACATTTTGAAGATTAATTTAGAGATGTCAATGGAAGTCAATTTTAGAAGAACCAAGAACCATCAAGATGTTAAACATATTTACTCAGGCCGAATTACACCTTCGTCCCATAAAGGGTTTAATGGCTTGTACGTATTCCCAATTGGGAGCAAGTTCACACACTTGTTTCAAGTAGCAGGCTTATATACCTTTTTATTCTCTATT GAACATTCAGGTTGTCAGGATTGCAAGAAAACACTGCTGGTAGTGCCTTCGCTTAAGGTTGGGAAGTGGCGGCTTCTGAGTGATGGAAAGATTCCATCATATAATGTGAG GGTCGGTTCATGTTTTGCACTTATCCCTATTGCATGCTATGACATATATGGCAATCGGATGCCATTTTCCTCCATTCCTAACTTCAAGATCAAGCTTGTTATGAATGAAGGTATGCTAGTTGATGTGACCCAGATGAAGCCGTCCCTTTCTTCCGATAACTTGGTCCTTAATATTGAG GATGTCATGATTGAAAGTAATGGGTTGGACTCAATGCGGCCTCATTATGCAGCCACCTTGGTGATATATTCAAAAGATGAGTCGGTGTCAATTTCTGTTGAATGTCAAG TTACCCCTGGAGCTTTACGGAATGTCAGAGCCTGTCCAGAAGTTCTTGGAAACCAATTACTCCCAGGCTTCATAATTGAGCAGCTCGTACTAGAG ATGTTTGATGCATATGGCAATCATGTTGCAGAGGGTGCGGAAGTTCAGTTCCACTTGGATGGATTTGTTATTCAAGGACATCTAGGCTCAAAGTATAAG GTGGATGACCGTGGATGCATTGACCTTGGGGGCCTATTGGAAGTAACTGCAGGTTATGGAAAATCAG TATCTCTCTCTGTTTTACATGACGGCAAAGTAGTCTTCAAGCGAGAGTTTCAAACTGAGAAAAGGGAACTAAGAATTGCATCAGTG GTACCTGAGCATTGCATTGCTGGCTCTATACTGGAAGATTTAGCTTTTGAAGTTGTAGACTCCCAAGGTGTTGTTGATGAAACTTTTCATGATGATGAAAAGCATGGCCAATCCCATAGACTCATAGTTAACTCAGAATCATTTGAAACATGTGATTCTATATGCTATGCATTCATTCACGGCTGCTGCATCGTCACTTCAATTCCCCTTCCTGAAATTGAAGGGCCATTTTGCTTCGTAGCTTTTCATTCTCGTTACATGGATCTGTATCTCAATGTCAAG GTTTCTCTTGTGCGTCCTCGGAAAGTTGAGTCTGATGAGATTGAGTACCCCTCAGATCAGAAGGGCTTGTTCCTGCAGAAGTCACAATCTGTCAAGGATGTAGGATGTCTACTGTCCCTAGTGAAATATGACAAG GAACTAGAGGATGAAGTGTGCAAATATGGTGAGCGCATTGCAAAATGGGAACATCTGCTGGAAACTCTTGATTGTAGGAAGGCAAGCATTGAGCGATATGTGTCTGGTTTGCAAG CTTCTCTGGAACCTAATTTAATCAACAATTTGGACTCTTTGTccacaaaagaagaaatgatgaTACGGATCAAGGAAAGAGATCATTCTGCAGCTTCTGTTCTCTGCAGTCTTGCTCAAAAACTTCCATTTCAAGAACCGTGGATGGATGTTATCGAAGGGTTAGTAGGTGTGGTAGTCCTACTGGGAACAGTTTGTACCAGTAAGCTTAGCAG GATTTTAGCTGAGTACTTGGGTGAAGATCAGATGCTTGCTGTTGTGTGCAAATCCTATACAGCTGCACGTGCTCTTGAGAAGTATGAGCATAATGGAAAAGTTGATTGGAAACTTGGTCTTCATGCAGAAGCTACTGCACTTGGAAAATCAATAAGTGGCAGATTTCTTGTTGTCTGCCTTGAGGATATAAG GCCTTACCCAGGATTGATTGAAGTAAGTGACCCTCAGAGGAAGCTAGCGTTGCCAGATCCTAGGTTACCGACTGGAAACACTCCTCCAGGTTTTATTGGTTATGCGGTTAATATGGTTAACATAGACCATCCTCATTTAGAGAACTTGACCACTGCTGGCCATGGTCTGCGGGAGACCCTATTCTACAGACTTTTTAGCAAGCTTCAAGTATATGAAACGAGGGAACATATGGAAAATGCTCGTGCTTGCATAAAACACAGTGCTATCTCTCTGGATGGAGGAATTCTGAGAAAGAATGGAATTATATCTCTTGGATACAG GAATCCTGAAATACATTTTCCAGTTCAGATGCATGTCTCTCAGCAACACAAGGAAATCATGGAgcaaattaagaaaatgaagTTGGAGCTAAGAAGCATCTTACAGCATATAGAGAGAATAAGTGAAAATCATGCCAAAGCTTCTAAGAAGTTTaacaagagaaaaatgaagctGGAGAAGTGCATGGATCGAATGGATTCCACAATCAAGTATTATCACGTGGAATATGCTCCCAATACACTTAAGAGCGAGGAAGCCCCTCCCATGTGA
- the LOC18605777 gene encoding uncharacterized protein LOC18605777 isoform X3, protein MDSSDENSIVKWGKMGASLNRLSKVQAIGCKPPYLMPFFGMFGYGGPIASMHLGSCAIVSSKTKESKKVYTLQIAREALLNNSNPERSWRTDGGIRDASEDEIEKSPHQSFTKVEILKPKQKNLDIFKLQCKLKDTYFPYIQCDELSKVGRTITPVEFQVNGVDLTEIDGGEAAITNLLSCNGPEFSILLHFSLRRENVATKGSKASQEANARLKCIYFPIRQGKENIERILERLGAEGCGVRENYEDFSRVSIRRLGRLLPDARWALLPFMDLRQRKGDKSHLLKRCCLRVKCFVETDAGFNPTPSKTDLAHHNPFSIALKNFGSRHVEKEKDVDVEIYRGGKQLTFLQLEREYQDWLLLMHDSYDEEIVSGEDQPVLVVGPLNKKALGISSDVIRVHKILKRKGVLWKRCQRIKVLKGACAGFHKNNVYATLEYFLIEGFQGDFGGEARIICRPLGLSNGSILSVKDGNASFDIRSSLSLPVSVIDSGKCLAIDDTDWDCQLEKQCQKAPSRIDLLNAKQCQELEVDGALPADATVHAGLVPPKEIVAVLRPRSFGSSSASNDLEQKDILKINLEMSMEVNFRRTKNHQDVKHIYSGRITPSSHKGFNGLYVFPIGSKFTHLFQVAGLYTFLFSIEHSGCQDCKKTLLVVPSLKVGKWRLLSDGKIPSYNVRVGSCFALIPIACYDIYGNRMPFSSIPNFKIKLVMNEGMLVDVTQMKPSLSSDNLVLNIEDVMIESNGLDSMRPHYAATLVIYSKDESVSISVECQVTPGALRNVRACPEVLGNQLLPGFIIEQLVLEMFDAYGNHVAEGAEVQFHLDGFVIQGHLGSKYKVDDRGCIDLGGLLEVTAGYGKSVSLSVLHDGKVVFKREFQTEKRELRIASVVPEHCIAGSILEDLAFEVVDSQGVVDETFHDDEKHGQSHRLIVNSESFETCDSICYAFIHGCCIVTSIPLPEIEGPFCFVAFHSRYMDLYLNVKVSLVRPRKVESDEIEYPSDQKGLFLQKSQSVKDVGCLLSLVKYDKELEDEVCKYGERIAKWEHLLETLDCRKASIERYVSGLQASLEPNLINNLDSLSTKEEMMIRIKERDHSAASVLCSLAQKLPFQEPWMDVIEGLVGVVVLLGTVCTSKLSRILAEYLGEDQMLAVVCKSYTAARALEKYEHNGKVDWKLGLHAEATALGKSISGRFLVVCLEDIRPYPGLIEVSDPQRKLALPDPRLPTGNTPPGFIGYAVNMVNIDHPHLENLTTAGHGLRETLFYRLFSKLQVYETREHMENARACIKHSAISLDGGILRKNGIISLGYRNPEIHFPVQMHVSQQHKEIMEQIKKMKLELRSILQHIERISENHAKASKKFNKRKMKLEKCMDRMDSTIKYYHVEYAPNTLKSEEAPPM, encoded by the exons ATGGACAGCAGTGATGAAAACTCTATTGTTAAGTG GGGAAAGATGGGTGCCTCTCTAAACAGATTATCTAAAGTTCAGGCAATTGGGTGCAAACCTCCATACTTAATG CCCTTTTTTGGCATGTTCGGATATGGAGGACCTATTGCATCTATGCATCTAGGGAG CTGCGCTATAGTTTCTTCCAAGACAAAAGAGTCCAAGAAAGTTTACACATTACAGATTGCGCGAGAGGCTTTACTCAACAATTCTAATCCTGAACGTTCTTGGAGG aCTGATGGTGGCATCAGGGATGCTTCagaagatgaaattgagaaatcGCCTCATCAGAGCTTTACAAAG GTGGAGATATTAAAGCCTAAACAAAAAAACTTGGACATTTTTAAACTCCAATGCAAGCTTAAGGACACCTACTTTCCATATATTCAG TGTGATGAGTTGTCCAAAGTTGGCAGGACTATTACACCTGTTGAGTTCCAG GTTAATGGTGTTGATTTGACTGAAATTGATGGTGGCGAAGCTGCAATCACCAACTTGCTTTCTTGCAATGGTCCTGAATTTAGTATACTGCTTCACTTTTCCCTTAGAAGGGAGAATGTTGCAACCAAAG GTTCAAAGGCTTCTCAAGAGGCAAATGCTCGCCTCAAGTGTATTTATTTTCCCATACGTCAG GGGAAAGAAAATATTGAGAGGATTTTAGAGAGGTTGGGTGCTGAAGGATGTGGAGTTAGAGAAAACTATGAGGATTTTAGTCGCGTCTCAATTCGACGTCTTGGTCGTTTACTTCCAGATGCTCGTTGG GCATTACTTCCTTTTATGGATTTGAGGCAGCGCAAGGGGGATAAGTCCCACTTATTGAAAAGATGTTGCTTGAGGGTTAAATGCTTTGTTG AGACTGATGCTGGCTTCAATCCAACACCATCAAAG ACTGATCTGGCGCACCATAATCCTTTTTCCATTGCTCTAAAGAACTTTGGCAGTAGGCatgtagagaaagaaaaag ATGTTGATGTTGAAATTTATAGAGGCGGTAAACAGTTAACCTTTCTACAACTGGAAAGGGAGTATCAGGATTGGCTTCTTCTAATGCATGACAGTTATGATGAAGAAATCGTGTCTGGTGAGGATCAGCCAGTTCTTGTTGTTGGTCCTTTGAACAAGAAGGCACTAGGAATATCATCTGATG TTATAAGGGTTCATAAAATTCTTAAGAGAAAGGGAGTATTGTGGAAACGTTGCCAGAGAATCAAAGTTCTTAAGGGTGCATGTGCAGGGTTTCATAAGAACAATGTTTATGCTACATTAGAATATTTTTTGATTGAGGGATTTCAGGGGGATTTTGGTG GAGAAGCTCGGATTATATGCAG GCCACTAGGTCTATCGAATGGCTCTATTCTTTCTGTAAAGGATGGAAATGCCAGCTTTGATATTCGCAGTTCATTATCTCTTCCAGTTAGTGTGATTGATTCTGGAAAG TGCCTAGCTATTGATGATACTGATTGGGATTGTCAACTGGAGAAACAATGTCAGAAGGCTCCCTCGAGAATTGACTTGCTGAATGCGAAACAGTGTCAAGAATTGGAGGTTGATGGG GCATTGCCAGCTGATGCCACAGTACATGCTGGACTAGTTCCACCAAAGGAAATTGTCGCTGTTCTTCGTCCAAGGAGTTTTGGTTCTTCTAGTGCTTCAAATGACTTGGAGCAGAAGGACATTTTGAAGATTAATTTAGAGATGTCAATGGAAGTCAATTTTAGAAGAACCAAGAACCATCAAGATGTTAAACATATTTACTCAGGCCGAATTACACCTTCGTCCCATAAAGGGTTTAATGGCTTGTACGTATTCCCAATTGGGAGCAAGTTCACACACTTGTTTCAAGTAGCAGGCTTATATACCTTTTTATTCTCTATT GAACATTCAGGTTGTCAGGATTGCAAGAAAACACTGCTGGTAGTGCCTTCGCTTAAGGTTGGGAAGTGGCGGCTTCTGAGTGATGGAAAGATTCCATCATATAATGTGAG GGTCGGTTCATGTTTTGCACTTATCCCTATTGCATGCTATGACATATATGGCAATCGGATGCCATTTTCCTCCATTCCTAACTTCAAGATCAAGCTTGTTATGAATGAAGGTATGCTAGTTGATGTGACCCAGATGAAGCCGTCCCTTTCTTCCGATAACTTGGTCCTTAATATTGAG GATGTCATGATTGAAAGTAATGGGTTGGACTCAATGCGGCCTCATTATGCAGCCACCTTGGTGATATATTCAAAAGATGAGTCGGTGTCAATTTCTGTTGAATGTCAAG TTACCCCTGGAGCTTTACGGAATGTCAGAGCCTGTCCAGAAGTTCTTGGAAACCAATTACTCCCAGGCTTCATAATTGAGCAGCTCGTACTAGAG ATGTTTGATGCATATGGCAATCATGTTGCAGAGGGTGCGGAAGTTCAGTTCCACTTGGATGGATTTGTTATTCAAGGACATCTAGGCTCAAAGTATAAG GTGGATGACCGTGGATGCATTGACCTTGGGGGCCTATTGGAAGTAACTGCAGGTTATGGAAAATCAG TATCTCTCTCTGTTTTACATGACGGCAAAGTAGTCTTCAAGCGAGAGTTTCAAACTGAGAAAAGGGAACTAAGAATTGCATCAGTG GTACCTGAGCATTGCATTGCTGGCTCTATACTGGAAGATTTAGCTTTTGAAGTTGTAGACTCCCAAGGTGTTGTTGATGAAACTTTTCATGATGATGAAAAGCATGGCCAATCCCATAGACTCATAGTTAACTCAGAATCATTTGAAACATGTGATTCTATATGCTATGCATTCATTCACGGCTGCTGCATCGTCACTTCAATTCCCCTTCCTGAAATTGAAGGGCCATTTTGCTTCGTAGCTTTTCATTCTCGTTACATGGATCTGTATCTCAATGTCAAG GTTTCTCTTGTGCGTCCTCGGAAAGTTGAGTCTGATGAGATTGAGTACCCCTCAGATCAGAAGGGCTTGTTCCTGCAGAAGTCACAATCTGTCAAGGATGTAGGATGTCTACTGTCCCTAGTGAAATATGACAAG GAACTAGAGGATGAAGTGTGCAAATATGGTGAGCGCATTGCAAAATGGGAACATCTGCTGGAAACTCTTGATTGTAGGAAGGCAAGCATTGAGCGATATGTGTCTGGTTTGCAAG CTTCTCTGGAACCTAATTTAATCAACAATTTGGACTCTTTGTccacaaaagaagaaatgatgaTACGGATCAAGGAAAGAGATCATTCTGCAGCTTCTGTTCTCTGCAGTCTTGCTCAAAAACTTCCATTTCAAGAACCGTGGATGGATGTTATCGAAGGGTTAGTAGGTGTGGTAGTCCTACTGGGAACAGTTTGTACCAGTAAGCTTAGCAG GATTTTAGCTGAGTACTTGGGTGAAGATCAGATGCTTGCTGTTGTGTGCAAATCCTATACAGCTGCACGTGCTCTTGAGAAGTATGAGCATAATGGAAAAGTTGATTGGAAACTTGGTCTTCATGCAGAAGCTACTGCACTTGGAAAATCAATAAGTGGCAGATTTCTTGTTGTCTGCCTTGAGGATATAAG GCCTTACCCAGGATTGATTGAAGTAAGTGACCCTCAGAGGAAGCTAGCGTTGCCAGATCCTAGGTTACCGACTGGAAACACTCCTCCAGGTTTTATTGGTTATGCGGTTAATATGGTTAACATAGACCATCCTCATTTAGAGAACTTGACCACTGCTGGCCATGGTCTGCGGGAGACCCTATTCTACAGACTTTTTAGCAAGCTTCAAGTATATGAAACGAGGGAACATATGGAAAATGCTCGTGCTTGCATAAAACACAGTGCTATCTCTCTGGATGGAGGAATTCTGAGAAAGAATGGAATTATATCTCTTGGATACAG GAATCCTGAAATACATTTTCCAGTTCAGATGCATGTCTCTCAGCAACACAAGGAAATCATGGAgcaaattaagaaaatgaagTTGGAGCTAAGAAGCATCTTACAGCATATAGAGAGAATAAGTGAAAATCATGCCAAAGCTTCTAAGAAGTTTaacaagagaaaaatgaagctGGAGAAGTGCATGGATCGAATGGATTCCACAATCAAGTATTATCACGTGGAATATGCTCCCAATACACTTAAGAGCGAGGAAGCCCCTCCCATGTGA